From Penicillium psychrofluorescens genome assembly, chromosome: 6, one genomic window encodes:
- a CDS encoding uncharacterized protein (ID:PFLUO_008639-T1.cds;~source:funannotate) → MADDLDDSMRLWRYASELLDSSSSTDDLHDRPAPHSIKGFTGALSLHDYRKSLSQSHERVGDPVDRGAGRTLKRKPRALNLNFNKSTPALSSLSSYPVSVSSATSSPPPLSPSYSHSVVSQRSEQDSEVFDSIPAPRVTLVSDNSRRPRPNNRKRVNTFREKQQRIAEAPARQSPLAQEDPKMLAHTAQAAATVSHGGASFEILNPRKSLDVARIVSFIEDVDGCSMFSDNRRDSRISSTTFSLEQGLERISLSQFTDASLPSHYSSPSLYSSLPGLYPMPKSPLTGNDRIRSLSEYSTDLQQADLTSPPVDENHAHYYEHDQINHDLGDAPHNNNNTHMTAIPERYDERGESCPSPSQPALYSEGSDIGEPGSPVYANGEWAQVNERDRGIFFDLSQPAISPAISPSSSVPPTPAHSDTYHPFPSSSYASLYDPYDPVFLDPHIREVLAAATAENMGLRASGPARALDDLQRRSRVPSSGHLGSRRGSEQKSSFSQRVGFRKFFSWRGGH, encoded by the exons ATGGCAGATGACTTGGACGACTCGATGCGTCTTTGGCGCTATGCCagcgagctgctggacagcTCGTCTAGTACGGACGACCTTCACGACAGGCCGGCCCCTCACTCCATCAAGGGTTTCACGGGAGCACTGTCCCTTCACGACTACCGCAAGTCGCTGTCGCAATCGCATGAGCGCGTCGGCGATCCCGTCGATCGCGGTGCAGGGAGAACGCTCAAGCGCAAGCCCCGGGCCCTGAACTTGAATTTCAACAAGTCCACCCCCGcgctctcctctctttcttcctaTCCGGTGTCTGTGTCGTCTGCGACGtccagtcctcctccacTGTCGCCCTCGTATTCTCACAGTGTGGTCTCTCAGCGCAGTGAGCAGGACTCGGAGGTCTTTGATAGTATCCCGG CTCCGCGGGTGACTCTTGTCTCAGACAACTCTAGGCGTCCCAGGCCGAATAACCGCAAGCGGGTG AACACCTTCCGCGAGAAACAACAGAGAATCGCCgaagctccagctcgtcaatCTCCTCTGGCTCAGGAAGATCCCAAAATGCTGGCACACACCGCGCAAGCAGCCGCAACCGTCTCGCACGGCGGGGCGTCGTTTGAGATCTTGAATCCGCGCAAGTCGCTGGATGTAGCTCGCATCGTCTCATTCAttgaagatgttgatggcTGCTCGATGTTCTCGGACAACAGACGAGACTCTCGGATCTCGTCCACCACGTTCTCCCTCGAACAGGGTCTGGAGCGCATCTCCCTCTCCCAGTTCACAGATGCTTCGCTGCCCTCGCATTACTCCTCGCCGTCTCTATATTCTTCTCTACCGGGGCTCTACCCCATGCCCAAGTCGCCGCTAACAGGCAATGACCGGATTCGTTCCCTGTCTGAATATTCCACCGACTTGCAACAGGCCGATTTGACATCGCCGCCTGTTGATGAGAACCACGCACACTACTACGAACACGACCAAATCAATCACGACCTCGGCGACGCACcacacaacaacaacaataccCATATGACTGCCATCCCCGAACGTTACGACGAAAGAGGAGAGTCATGtccttctccctcccagCCAGCCCTCTACTCCGAAGGCAGCGACATTGGCGAACCCGGATCCCCCGTCTACGCCAACGGCGAATGGGCCCAGGTCAACGAGCGAGACCGCGGTATCTTCTTTGACCTGTCCCAGCCAGCAATCTCTCCCGCTatttctccttcctcctctgtCCCCCCGACACCTGCTCACTCGGACACATACCACCCTTTCCCGTCATCCAGCTATGCGAGCCTCTACGATCCTTACGATCCCGTCTTCCTGGACCCGCATATCCGCGAGGTGCTAGCTGCTGCCACAGCAGAGAACATGGGTCTCCGCGCCTCTGGCCCGGCGCGCGCGCTGGACGACCTGCAGCGCCGGTCTCGCGTTCCCTCGTCTGGACATCTGGGAAGCCGCAGAGGCAGTGAGCAGAAATCTTCGTTTTCGCAGCGGGTGGGATTTCGAAAGTTTTTTAGCTGGCGTGGGGGTCACTAA